From a region of the Zerene cesonia ecotype Mississippi chromosome 11, Zerene_cesonia_1.1, whole genome shotgun sequence genome:
- the LOC119830595 gene encoding gustatory receptor for sugar taste 64f-like, producing MARQYMLQKQPKNRNAWFGMQKRNKVDVTELKTKSPATFQESLRATLIIGQVFSLIPVTGIFRKTSDVRFTWLSWKCLYLSLSLIGQIFITVMCIHKVVHSQTSLNGTTPIIFYSTTCITMLMFFQVARKWPNLVQYAAKIEELDPSYDTKLAYKCNGTCAVVLALALLEHILSLLSAFAGAMVCYPDLSLYEGFVKHFYPWVFNFLPYSPLLGMVTQFLHFQSTFIWNFSDLFVICMSYYLTSRLEHVNMKLLAAQGKYLPEVFWRNTREEYGRAAQLVRKVDDVMSGVVFISFANNLFFICLQLFNTLEHGIKGTSECSSRQQGTTIFGGYEAAIYFLFSLIYLISRSVAVSLIASQVNTASNTPAPVLYDVPSPVYCVEVQRFLDQVNGDKVALSGLQFFSVTRSLLLTVAGTIVTYELVMFQFNSPQPSTSNSSAPVN from the exons ATGGCGCGACAGTATATGTTACAGAAGCAGCCAAAGAATAGGAACGCATGGTTTGGAATGCAGAAAC GTAACAAAGTGGACGTGACCGAATTAAAGACAAAGTCGCCAGCTACATTCCAAGAATCGCTACGGGCGACACTCATCATTGGCCAGGTTTTCTCTTTGATCCCTGTTACTGGCATCTTCAGAAAGACTTCTGACGTCAG ATTCACATGGCTATCATGGAAGTGCTTATACCTCTCTTTGTCCCTGATCGGTCAAATTTTCATAACAGTAATGTGCATACACAAAGTGGTTCACTCGCAGACCTCTCTTAATGGAACAA CACCAATAATATTCTATAGTACGACCTGTATCACGATGCTGATGTTCTTCCAAGTGGCGAGGAAGTGGCCCAATTTGGTTCAGTATGCAGCTAAGATCGAGGAACTCGATCCCAGTTATGACACCAAACTTGCATATAAATGCAACGGGACTTGCGCGGTTGTTTTGGCTCTGGCTTTAT TAGAACACATACTGTCATTATTGTCAGCATTTGCTGGGGCCATGGTATGCTATCCAGATCTCAGTCTATATGAAGGTTTTGTAAAGCATTTCTACCCTTGGGTATTCAACTTTCTCCCATATTCACCATTATTAGGCATGGTCACTCAA TTCCTCCACTTCCAGTCCACTTTTATATGGAACTTTTCAGACTTATTCGTGATATGCATGAGTTACTACCTGACGTCACGCTTGGAGCatgttaatatgaaattacttGCGGCCCAGGGCAAG tatttaCCAGAAGTATTCTGGCGTAATACACGGGAAGAGTACGGCCGTGCTGCGCAATTGGTTCGCAAAGTTGATGACGTCATGAGCGGTGTTGTCTTCATATCCTTTGCAAACAATCTGTTCTTCATCTGCCTGCAATTGTTCAATACATTGGA GCACGGGATAAAAGGCACATCTGAATGCAGCAGTCGACAACAAGG AACAACGATCTTTGGCGGCTACGAGGCGGCCATATATTTCCTATTCTCACTGATCTATCTCATATCGCGGTCCGTAGCCGTGTCCCTGATTGCTTCCCAGGTGAATACAGCGTCAAACACACCCGCACCGGTGCTGTATGACGTGCCTTCGCCAGTGTATTGCGTTGAG GTGCAAAGATTCCTGGACCAAGTGAATGGGGACAAAGTCGCTTTGAGCGGCTTACAGTTCTTCAGTGTAACTCGAAGCTTACTTCTCACT GTTGCTGGTACGATAGTGACGTACGAGCTAGTGATGTTCCAGTTCAACTCACCGCAACCATCCACTAGCAATAGTTCTGCAccagttaattaa